Below is a window of Caldicellulosiruptoraceae bacterium PP1 DNA.
CTATTTTAGCTTACCCTGTTTGTGTCTTTTTAGCAAAGCAGTTTATCGACCAAGTACCTAATGCATTAATTGAAGCAGCATATATTGATGGAGCAGGGGACTTTTATCTTTTCACTAGATTAGTTTTACCAATGATAAAACCTGCTGTAGCAACTATCTCAATATTGGCCTTTCAAACAACATGGAACAATACTGAGACCTCAGTTATATACATGAATAAGGAAACATTAAAAACATTTGCATTTTACATGAGCACGTTAGCCTCTACTGTAAATAATAATGTTGCTGGGCAAGGGATTGCAGCAGCTGCAGCATTAATAATGTTTATACCAAATCTTGTTATCTTTTTAGTTCAACAAAGCAAGGTAATTGCTACAATGGCACATTCAGGGCTAAAGTAGGAGGATTGAAATATGAAAAAAAAGTTTATTTTAGCTTTTTTGATTTTAATTTTATTATTGCAGACTACAGTTAGTGCTTTTGCGGGGATATCATATTTTACATTTACCTCAAACAATAGAGGAGAGATATTTTTTACACAAACTGGTTATGTTCCAGTTGGAATTATTGATGGATATAATATCTATGAAAAAGGCAGTGATGGGAAAGAATATCAAGTTCCTTTACTTCAGCCAGAGGATATTTATATAGATTCAAATGATGATTTATACATAGCAGATAGCGGAAATTCACGTGTAGTAGTTTTTGACGATGAAGGTAATTTAAAGAAAATCATAGGTAAAGGTGTTTTAGGAGTTCCCAAAGGTGTATTTGTTGATGATCAATTTAATATATATGTTGCAGATACAATGAATGAAGAAGTATATAAATTTGACAGAGAAGGTAACTTACTAAAAGAATACAAAAAGCCTATATCAATGTTATATGGGGATAAAACACCATATAAACCCACAAAAGTAATTGTAGATAAAAGAGGAGATTTATATATTACAAGTGATGGTACCTACCAAGGGCTTGTCCATTTAAGCTCTGATGGAGATTTTATGGGTTTTTTTGGTGGGAATAAACTTGGATTTGATCTTATTTGGTATTTGAAAAAGCTTTTTTATACAAAAGATCAAAAATCAAGAGTTGAAAAAAGACTACCTATGTCTATTTCAAATGCAGCTATAGATAGCGAAGGGCTAATATATACTTGCACAGCAGGTCTTGAAACTGAGGAGATAAAAAAGCTTAATATTGCAGGAAAAAATTTGTTACAATCTAAAAGTTATTGGATTAGATTCAATAATTTAGCTGATAGTAGTTCGAGTTTTATAGATTTGGCTGTTGATAATATTGGTAATATTTATGCAATTGATTCTGTTCAAGCAACCATATATGTATTTGATAGAGATGGAAACACTTTGTTTGTTTTTTCCGGATTAGATTTGGGAAATCAACGTCTTGGACTTATGAAGTCACCGTCAGGAATAGCAGTTTCATCTGATGGTAGAATATATGTAACTGATAAGGAAAGAAACAACATACAAGTATTTAAACCAACAGAGTTTGCACTATTAATCAAACAAGCAATAGCACTTTATTTGGATGGTAAATATCTAAAGAGTGAAAAGCCTTGGCATGAGATTTTAAGACAAAATAACATGTTTGATTTAGCCCATGATGGAATTGGTATGGTAGCCATGAAAAAACATGACTATCAAAAAGCTATGAATGAATTTAGAATTTCTTTCAATGTAAAAGGATTTTCTAATGCTTATTGGGAAGTTAGAAGACAGTGGATGCTAAAATATTTTGGAGTAACATTAATTATATTTATATTTCTTGTTATTTTTTATATTTTTTATAAGAAAAAGATACGAAAAACTCAAAGGTTTTTAAAGTTAAAAGAAAAAGTATCAAGTAGAATTAAAAATAGAATAATTAGTGAAATACTATTTGCTAAGCGTTTGATGAGACATCCTATTGATGGATATTGGGAACTTAAAAGAGAAGGTAAAGCCTCAGTAGCTTCTGCAACAATAATATTATTAATTATTATTATTTTAAGGTTATTTGAATTATATCAGACAAATTTTATTTTCAGTGAGGTTAATATCAGAACATTAAATATTTTAAATGAAGTTTATAAAATAGTATTACCATTATTTGCATGGATTATATCCAATTATTTAGTTAGTGCTATAAATGATGGTGAAGGTAAATTTAGGCATGTTTATATAGGGACAATATATGCACTATCACCATATTTATTATTATCTTTACCAATTGCAATAATTTCAAAAGGCTTAACATTAGTTGAAGAATCTGTATATAGCTTTCTTCATAATGGTATGTATGTCTGGTGTGGAATATTGCTTTTCTTTAAGGTAAAAGAGATTCATAACTATGAATTAGGTGAAACAGTAAAAAATATCATCTATACAATAGTAGGAATAATTATTATTGCAATTGTACTATTTATATTATTTGGTCTTTCTAATCAATTATGGGATTTCATATACTCACTTATACAGGAGGTAAGAATCCGTGACTAAACGATATTTTGTATTTATTCTTATTTTAACTATATTGATAACACCATTGTTAACAACTGCAAAAACAGAAAATGTTGAATATCTTACCAATTGGTATACTCAAACAGATGATTTATCAAAAGTAAATAATGCAATAAAAATATCCAAAGAATTTCTAAAGGTTGCTGACACAAATAGCTTAGAACTTTATGTTAATCCGAAAACATTACAAATCTTGATTAAAAACAAAAAGACTAACTATATTTTTTCATCACAACCATCAGAACAACAACTTAAAGGGGAACAATTAAATCAAGAATGGCAAAATGCAATAAAGTCACCATTTATCATTCAATATTTCAATGATGAAGGAACACTAAATGTAAGTAATGTTTTATCTGAGAATGGATATGTAAAACAATTTAGAAAAATAAATAATGGGTTTCAAGCTGAAATTCTGCTTAAAAATTTAAAAATCTCAATTAAATATAGTATTACAATTAAAGATAGTCAGTTAGTATTATCAATAAATCATAATGATATTAAAGAATTAGGAAGTGTAAAAATATCAACAATTCAGCCTTATCCTTTTTTAGGTGCTACTAAAAAGGCTATGATACCAGGTTATATTTTTATACCCGATGGATCTGGTGCATTAATTAGATTTCAGAATTTTCATCCCAACTATGATGAACCATATGTTGGTGATGTTTATTCTGCTGATAAAGCTATAACAAGTAATTACTCTATGTCTTTTGGTGAAGAAATGATTCATATACCTGTATTTGGGATGGTGCATGGAATTAAACAGAACGCTTTTCTTGCTATAATTGATCAAGGAAAATATAATGCACAAATTGTTGCATATCCAAGTGGTGTTAATACTAATTTTTATTGGGTTTCGCCGAGATTTATTATTAGATATGGATATTTTCAACCTACAAGTAAAAATATGGGTGGTGTAAATACATACCAAAAGGAAAAAAACACAGAAGATATAAAAATAAATTATTATTTTTTATCAAATGCTGATGCAGATTATGTTGGAATGGCAAAGCAGTATAGAAATTATCTAATTGAGAAAAAAATACTGAAGAAAAATAGTTCGTTTAACAATGATTTAAAGATTGAATTATTAATGGCTGATAGTGAACCTGGTTTATTGGGTGATAAGGTTGTTACAATGACCACATTTAAACAGGCTGAAAATATTTTGAGGATATTGAAAAGCAACAAAATAAACAATTTTCAGGTTGTTCTAAAAGGGTGGAACAAATTAGGACTACATGGTAAATGGCCCAATAAATTCCCTTACGAAAAAAGCCTTGGAACTAAAGAGGATTTAAATAGTTTATTAAATTATAGCAAAAAAGAGAACATTCCATTATTTTTTTACGATAATTATACATTAGCCTATGATGGTTCATTAAGCTTCAGCTTAAGAAATGATACAGTAAGGAAAATAACAAATGAGATACTTCAGCTTCCATTGTTTCTTATTGAACAAACAGAAATTTTTGGAGATTCTAAAGATATTTATTATATAAGTCCTAAAAAGGCATTAGATCTAGCAAAAAGAGACTTGAAATGGTTTAATGATTATAAAATACAAAACCTTGCAATTGATAGATTAGGATATGAACTTTTTTCAGATTACAATAAAAAATACAATACTAAAAGAAAAGATGCAGTTAGTATCTATAGAAACTTAATCGATTATTACAGAAGTAAAGATATTAATATAGCTCTATACAAGCCGTTTGATTACTTGTTCGACAAGATTGATGTTTTTTATGATATGCCTATTCACTCATCACAATATACTTACTCTACTGATACAGTACCATTTTTAGAAATTGTATTACATGGATTTGTTACCTATTATGCAAAATATTCCAACTTTTTTGAAAATCCTCAAGAGGAATTATTAAGGCTAATTGATTATGGCTGCTATCCTTCTTTTATAGTAACAAATGAGCAATCATGGAAGCTTAAATATTCGCCATCAAACAATATATATACATCATATTATAAAGATTGGTTAGACGATATTATATATCAATATTCATTTGTAAAAAAAGCTCTTGAAAATGTTAAACAAGCTACAATTGAAGACAGAAAAGTTATAGATGTTGGAATTGTAGAGATAAGATATAGTAATAATTACAAGATATATATAAATTATACATCTAAACAGTATAACTATAAAAATATAAGTATAAAGCCTAAGAACTTTGTTGTTGTAAAGGGGTGAGAAAATGAAAAAAAGATATAAACTGAATCATAGAAGAAGAGAAGCAATAACAGGTTTTTTATTTATTTCTCCTTGGATTTTAGGGTTTCTAATGTTTATGATGTATCCTATTTATTTTTCACTTAAAATGAGTTTTAGTAAGGTATATATAACAACTAATGGGGTTGATACACAACCTATTGGCTTTGACAATTACAAATATGCATTTTTATCTGATCCTGATTTTGTTGAGAAACTTTTAAATTTTATTAAATTTACAGTTATTGCAGTCCCCATAATTGTTATATTTGCATTATTTGTTGCTTTACTTATTAATCAACCAATAAGGTTTAGAGGAGTTTTTAGAGCTATATTCTTTCTTCCAGTTGTTATAACAAGTGGTGAGGTAATGAATGAACTTTTCAGCCAAGGAGCTGCAAGCTTACCTATGCTAAATAAATATGGAATTATCAATTTTATTAGAATGTCATTAAGTCCTGCATGGGCAGGTCCTATAATAAACATAATGCAACAGTTTATTTTAATTCTTTGGTATTCAGGTGTTCAAATATTAATCTTTTTAGCAGGGCTTCAAAAGGTTAATAAACAAACATTTGAGGCAGCAGCAATAGATGGTGCATCACCATGGGAGATGTTCTGGAAAATAATACTTCCAGTTGTAAAACCGTTTATATTAATAAACATTATTTATTCAATTATTGATATTTTTGTATATACAAGTAATGATGTAATAATTATGATAAAAGATAATATGTTTAAGGTGGCAACTGGTTATGGCTATGCATCAGCACTTGCTTGGATTTATTTTTCAATAATTTTTGTAATCTTGATAATTGTTTTATTGATTTTTAGTCGAAAAGAGGAATATTTCAAAATTGAAAAGAATGGCTAAAATTAGAGGTGTGAAAAGATGAAAAATATTACTTTTGCAAAGAAAACCAATTTCTTTTTAAAACATATAAATTTTGATAAAATAAAAATAGCTTTACTCGGTAGGCAGGGAAATGATGGTATTATTTTTAAAACTATTGTATACTATCTTTTAATAAGCGTTGGTTTTATATATTTATATCCTATTTTATTTATTGTCTCGCAAAGTTTTAAAAGTTTAGAAGACCTACTTGATCCTACTGTGGTTTGGATGCCAAGAAGATTATACTTGCAAAACTATATAAGAGCATTTTATTCGCTTAAATATATTGAAACACTTGCAGTAACTATGATTAACTCATTTAGCCCAGCAATTATACAAATGTTTTCTTGTGCATTAGTTGGATATGGATTTGCAAGATTTAGATTTCCGTTTAAAAATATTCTTTTTGGCATAGTATTATTTACATTTATTATACCTACTCAGGTTATTATGATACCTTTATTTATAACATTTTTTAAACTTAATTTATTAGGATCGCCTCTTCCAAATATAATACAAGCTATATTTGCTGGAGGACTCAAAAGTGCCCTATTTATTCTAATTTATAGACAGTTTTTTACAACAATACCTCCATCACTAATTGAATCTGCCAAAATAGACGGTGCAAATGAATTAAAGATTTTTTATAAAATAGTTTTACCTATATCTATACCTGCTATGGTTGTTGTATTTTTGTTTTCTCTGGTTTGGCATTGGAATGAAACATATATGACATCCTTGTTTTTGGGAGATAAACTTACTACACTTCCATTAAAGTTACAAACACTTAATGATGAATATTCAAGATTATATCTATCTGGTAGTGTAAGGCAAAGGATTGATATTAATGAATCTATAAGATTAGCTGCTACAATGCTAATTATATTACCTCTACTAATTTTATATTTGTTTGCTCAAAAATGGTTTGTTGAGGGAATAGAGAGGACAGGAATTACAGGAGAATAAAGGGGAGAGAACTACTATGGTTACCATACACGACGTAGCAAAAAAAGCAGGAGTATCTATAACAACTGTATCTTGGGTAATAAATGAAAAAGGCAATATCAGTGACGAAACAAGACAAAAGGTATGGAAAGCAATTGATGAACTAAACTATGTCCCAAGCTTTAGTGCACAATATCTAAAAAAGAAAAAAACTGAGACGATTGGGCTTATTCTTTCGGAATTAGCTGGTTATTTCTACTCAGAACTTATTAGAGGAATTGAAGATACATTGATAAAATATGACGAGTATTCAATGCTTGCATGCAGTGCTAATAAGAGAACAATTAATACTGCAATTGATTTTTTCACAAGAAAAAGATATGACGGATATATCCTATATTCTCCTCTTATAAAAGATGAGATAATAAAAAGAACAGCTCATAGGCAACTACCTGTTGTTGTATTAGATAGACTAATATCAGATAAATATATTTTCAATATACTAATTAATAATAGAAGCGGTATACAAGAGGCCCTAGAACATATAAGTAAAAAGGGCTATAAAAAGTTAGGTATTGTTAAAGGAAGAGATTCATTTGATTCTAATGAAAGATTTCATGCCATTATTGAATTTAAAGAAAAATATGGCTTTATTATTAAAGATGAATGGATAACAGAATCAAAATTCACTAAAATAAGTGGTTATGAACTTGGCAATTATTATTACAATTTATCAGATAAGCCTGAGGTTATATTTTGCTTAAATGATGAAAGTGCAATTGGCCTAATGCAAAGATTAAGAGAATATGGTGTTATAATACCAAGAGATATTGGTATTGTAGGCTTTGATGATATTGAAATTTCAAGGTATCTTAACCCTTCATTAAGTACAGTTAAAAGGCCTATGTATGATATAGGAACATTAGCAGTTGAGATGCTTTTTGAATGCTTCAATGGGAAAAATTATGAACAAACAATTAGATTAGATACAAGTTTTGTAGAAAGAGAATCAATTTAATGTCAAAAGAGGCCCTTCTGCTTATTGCAGAAGGGCCTCTTTTTGGTTTATTTGCTTATTACTTTATACAACACCTCAGGTTGTATATGATTATTATTGAAAGGCTTTATAAAGAATTCAAATCTAACTTCATTTTCATTAAGCTGATATTTAGATAATGGTCCTGGGCCGCAGCTATTACTACCAAGCCCACCAAGTTTATAATCAATATTTAGTATTAAACCATCATTCTCAATTAATTCATATGGATGTTTAGCCATTGTTAACATTTCATCAGTGTATCTTCTTAAACTGAAGTTGAATGTTGGTTGTCCTAAAATCATAAGTCCAATTCCATTATAATTGGTGATGCTTGCCCACCTAACGTCACACATATTTCCATATTCTTGAGGTTTTACATATGGAACATACATTTCATCAACCATTCTTTTATATATACCTATCAAAGCACTTT
It encodes the following:
- a CDS encoding NHL repeat-containing protein, which encodes MKKKFILAFLILILLLQTTVSAFAGISYFTFTSNNRGEIFFTQTGYVPVGIIDGYNIYEKGSDGKEYQVPLLQPEDIYIDSNDDLYIADSGNSRVVVFDDEGNLKKIIGKGVLGVPKGVFVDDQFNIYVADTMNEEVYKFDREGNLLKEYKKPISMLYGDKTPYKPTKVIVDKRGDLYITSDGTYQGLVHLSSDGDFMGFFGGNKLGFDLIWYLKKLFYTKDQKSRVEKRLPMSISNAAIDSEGLIYTCTAGLETEEIKKLNIAGKNLLQSKSYWIRFNNLADSSSSFIDLAVDNIGNIYAIDSVQATIYVFDRDGNTLFVFSGLDLGNQRLGLMKSPSGIAVSSDGRIYVTDKERNNIQVFKPTEFALLIKQAIALYLDGKYLKSEKPWHEILRQNNMFDLAHDGIGMVAMKKHDYQKAMNEFRISFNVKGFSNAYWEVRRQWMLKYFGVTLIIFIFLVIFYIFYKKKIRKTQRFLKLKEKVSSRIKNRIISEILFAKRLMRHPIDGYWELKREGKASVASATIILLIIIILRLFELYQTNFIFSEVNIRTLNILNEVYKIVLPLFAWIISNYLVSAINDGEGKFRHVYIGTIYALSPYLLLSLPIAIISKGLTLVEESVYSFLHNGMYVWCGILLFFKVKEIHNYELGETVKNIIYTIVGIIIIAIVLFILFGLSNQLWDFIYSLIQEVRIRD
- a CDS encoding DUF5696 domain-containing protein, coding for MTKRYFVFILILTILITPLLTTAKTENVEYLTNWYTQTDDLSKVNNAIKISKEFLKVADTNSLELYVNPKTLQILIKNKKTNYIFSSQPSEQQLKGEQLNQEWQNAIKSPFIIQYFNDEGTLNVSNVLSENGYVKQFRKINNGFQAEILLKNLKISIKYSITIKDSQLVLSINHNDIKELGSVKISTIQPYPFLGATKKAMIPGYIFIPDGSGALIRFQNFHPNYDEPYVGDVYSADKAITSNYSMSFGEEMIHIPVFGMVHGIKQNAFLAIIDQGKYNAQIVAYPSGVNTNFYWVSPRFIIRYGYFQPTSKNMGGVNTYQKEKNTEDIKINYYFLSNADADYVGMAKQYRNYLIEKKILKKNSSFNNDLKIELLMADSEPGLLGDKVVTMTTFKQAENILRILKSNKINNFQVVLKGWNKLGLHGKWPNKFPYEKSLGTKEDLNSLLNYSKKENIPLFFYDNYTLAYDGSLSFSLRNDTVRKITNEILQLPLFLIEQTEIFGDSKDIYYISPKKALDLAKRDLKWFNDYKIQNLAIDRLGYELFSDYNKKYNTKRKDAVSIYRNLIDYYRSKDINIALYKPFDYLFDKIDVFYDMPIHSSQYTYSTDTVPFLEIVLHGFVTYYAKYSNFFENPQEELLRLIDYGCYPSFIVTNEQSWKLKYSPSNNIYTSYYKDWLDDIIYQYSFVKKALENVKQATIEDRKVIDVGIVEIRYSNNYKIYINYTSKQYNYKNISIKPKNFVVVKG
- a CDS encoding carbohydrate ABC transporter permease, with product MKKRYKLNHRRREAITGFLFISPWILGFLMFMMYPIYFSLKMSFSKVYITTNGVDTQPIGFDNYKYAFLSDPDFVEKLLNFIKFTVIAVPIIVIFALFVALLINQPIRFRGVFRAIFFLPVVITSGEVMNELFSQGAASLPMLNKYGIINFIRMSLSPAWAGPIINIMQQFILILWYSGVQILIFLAGLQKVNKQTFEAAAIDGASPWEMFWKIILPVVKPFILINIIYSIIDIFVYTSNDVIIMIKDNMFKVATGYGYASALAWIYFSIIFVILIIVLLIFSRKEEYFKIEKNG
- a CDS encoding carbohydrate ABC transporter permease, producing MKNITFAKKTNFFLKHINFDKIKIALLGRQGNDGIIFKTIVYYLLISVGFIYLYPILFIVSQSFKSLEDLLDPTVVWMPRRLYLQNYIRAFYSLKYIETLAVTMINSFSPAIIQMFSCALVGYGFARFRFPFKNILFGIVLFTFIIPTQVIMIPLFITFFKLNLLGSPLPNIIQAIFAGGLKSALFILIYRQFFTTIPPSLIESAKIDGANELKIFYKIVLPISIPAMVVVFLFSLVWHWNETYMTSLFLGDKLTTLPLKLQTLNDEYSRLYLSGSVRQRIDINESIRLAATMLIILPLLILYLFAQKWFVEGIERTGITGE
- a CDS encoding LacI family DNA-binding transcriptional regulator, producing MVTIHDVAKKAGVSITTVSWVINEKGNISDETRQKVWKAIDELNYVPSFSAQYLKKKKTETIGLILSELAGYFYSELIRGIEDTLIKYDEYSMLACSANKRTINTAIDFFTRKRYDGYILYSPLIKDEIIKRTAHRQLPVVVLDRLISDKYIFNILINNRSGIQEALEHISKKGYKKLGIVKGRDSFDSNERFHAIIEFKEKYGFIIKDEWITESKFTKISGYELGNYYYNLSDKPEVIFCLNDESAIGLMQRLREYGVIIPRDIGIVGFDDIEISRYLNPSLSTVKRPMYDIGTLAVEMLFECFNGKNYEQTIRLDTSFVERESI